The genomic stretch TCCGGAGCATCGGGGTGAGAAGGAGATATTTAAGACTCTGGATTATTTTGACACAGTTCACTTCGCTCCTTGGCTGGGAGAAGAAGTCTCAAGTCTCGTGTCCATGGGATTAAAGGACACGGTTTGCCCTCCAATTACTATTTATGCCTTGTATAGGGCGATTCATGGGAAGAAGCAGCTTCTCGCCTACCCGGAATACGGCCATGAATCTCCAGATGAGTTTGTGGATCGACAGATCGAGTTTTTGGCTGGGGTACTGGGGGTTTAAGTCGAATCCGAGTAGTGATAATGTTAACCTATTCGATGTATTCCAGAGGATAGAAAGTTTCTACGAAAAGCATTTCTTTTTAGAAGGGGATGCTTTTTTCGCATTCAAACTAGGGTGAAGTGCTGGGGTGAAGAAACTGCATGTGGGTTACAAAGGTTGCGTCTCGCCTTTCAGTTAAGTCCTAGGGTGAATTAAATAACCGTATTTCAATAATAAGATAGCGATAATCGTTCGAAATTTATTGCAAAACGATAAAACGCGTAGTATAATCAACTTACAATAAATAAGTGAGGTGCTTATTATGAATCGAGAAACACTCTTTTTGAAAATTGCTGTCTTTCTGATAGCAGCTCCGGTTCTTGCTTTGGCTCTACTTGGCATACCATGGTTAGCGACTAATCCAGCAAATCCAGTGTATGCTCGTGTACTGTACCCGATTATAGCCATTATGTACTTATCCACGGTCCCGTTCTTCGTTGCCTTGTATCAGTCTTTCAAGCTTCTAAGCTATATTGATAAGAATGAAGCGTTCTCCGATAGTTCAGTAAAGACTCTAAAAAAGATAAAATTCTGCGCCATGATAATCAGTGTTTTATATGTGGGCTGTTGGCCTTTCGTCCTCGGGGTTGCGGAATTAGACGATGCCCCCGGTCTTGCGATTGTCGGCATGGTTCCGATTTTCGCTTCGATGGTCATAGCGGTCTTCGCCGCTGTTCTTGAAAAACTTCTTGCTAAAGCCATTGCTATAAAGTCTGAAAACGAATTAACGATTTGAGGTGTTGAACATGGCGATAATTATCAATCTTGATGTGATGTTGGCCAAAAGGAAGATGAGCCTCACAGAACTGTCGGAGAGGGTTGGAATTACCATGGCCAATCTTTCGATATTAAAAAATGGCAAGGCAAAGGCGGTTCGCTTGTCCACTTTAGATGAGATCTGTAAGGCCTTAGAATGTCAGCCGGGAGATATTCTAGAATACAAAAGCGAGGAAATTACATAAGGAGTCTAGGGTAAGTGGCGGTTTTAGTTGGTAATAATTTATTACCAACTTTTTTTGCTTTAATTTTTTTGCTTTAAACAGAGGATTTGTTCTATAGGCTGAGGCGAGGATAATGTGAATAAAAGGCGATTCCCGAGAGGGGAGGGATGAGGACATCAGTAGGTTCCTTGGTCTCGAAGAAAGATATAAAAATCGTCGAGACTGTCACGGATCACATTTTTCGGGAATAAATAACAATGAGGGGCGAATGGGACGTCTCCATGGCCTCTCTAATTACTCCCCTTTCGAGGGCTGATAATGTTGGGTGTCACTTGAGTTGACGTGAATAGAGCAGATTAGGTTTATAGAGGGGAAAAGAGGGGAGGTTAAGAGCTATGGAAGATATCCTTAATATAGTGGGGAATTTTGGCTTTCCGATCGCCGTAAGTATCTACCTTTTAGTACGCATCGAGGGAAAACTCAATGACCTCACCTCAAGCATTACGGAGCTGGCCAGGGCCATAGCCATCCTAGAAGTGAAGGGGGATGGGAAGTAATGGATTGGCAGAAGATTGTAATCCACCATTCAGCAAGTCCCACCTCTGTGAAGAGGGGAACGACGGATGTGCCAGTCGACGCAGCTATGATTCGGCAGTGGCATCTGGCCAAAGGCTGGAGTGACATCGGGTATCACTTTGTGATACTCCCCGATGGCCGCTGTGAAGAGGGCAGACCCCTGTTCAAGCCAGGAGCCCATTGTGTGGCTGGGCATCGGAACTTTATCGGTATCGGCATCTGTCTCGTGGGGAATTTTAGCCTGTCGGATGAGATTCCGGAGGCGCAGCTGAATGGATTAGTGACCCGGGTCATCTCCTTGATGCAAATCTATGGCCTAGGCATCGAGGATGTGGAGCTCCATCGGGAGATCCCCGGAGCGGCCACAGAGTGCCCGGGAAGGTTTTTTCCTGAGGACTTGTTCGGAAGGGAGCTCAGGGAGCGATTGGGTTGAGATGTGTAAGAAGGAGAAGAAAAACGATGCCTAACTTCAAAAAAGTTGGGGCATCGTTTATTTGTTTACCTTTTTTATTTTGTTTCTAAACGACTAAGTCGTTCAGCAAATTCTTTGTTAGCCTTGAGTTGACTATCACGGAAGTCGAACAAGGAGGTAATCTTTTTGTTGATATCGTGTTCCATGCGGACTTGACTATGTCTAATATTGGTGATATCAAGCTGCATTTTTTCTTGGTTGACTGAAAGTGTATCCAAGCTATCTGAAAGAACTTTCAATTGCTCAAACACTTGCTCGAATCTAATCAAAGCTTGTTCTTGGAACTTATCATTCTGATTAAGCTTCTGAGAAATCTGCTCGAATCGATTCAAAGCCTGCTCTTGGAACTTATCATTCTGATTAAGCTTCTGAGAAATTTGCTCGAATCGATTCAGAGTTTGTTCTTGGAAATCATCATTCTGATCAAGTTTATGGAAGATCTGCTCGAGTCGATTTAATACCTGTCCTTGAAACATCTCATTATCCATAGACAATCCTCCACCCCTTATCTACCTAGTGGATAACTAGTTTAATTATACCAATAAAAGGGACAGGTTCACAATAGGATATTATTCAATAGGTAAAGAGATAACTAAAAATTTCTATTTGATTATGCTTAAAGTTAGACTATACTAACTTTAAGGAAGTAAAATATTAGCCTGTGTCACGGCAGGTACAAGCAAAAGTATTTCTTTGAAAAAACACATGAAGCTCAAAAGGAGAAACATATGAAGCTGAATGAATTAAGTATAGGTCAAAGTGCTTCGATTATATCCGTAGGCGGAAGCGGTGCCCTGCGTCAGCATTTTCTTGATATGGGTGTGCTCCCCGGTGCGGTGGTAACTTTGGTAAAATTAGCACCTATGGGAGACCCCATGGAACTTCGTATACACGGTTATGAGTTGACCTTACGTCTGGCCGACGCGGAAAAAATCGAGATCGAGACCGTTCATGATTTAGAACAATTAACGGATAATTCAAGGATGACCAAACCCGCTAGCCATCCAGGTTTAGGGGAGACCGGCATCTTTCATACAAAAGCCGATGGGGATTCACTACCGGACAGCGAGGTGCTCACCTTTGCCTTGGCCGGTAATCAGAACAGCGGCAAGACGACCCTCTTTAACCAACTGACCGGTTCCAATCAGCGGGTCGGTAATTTTCCTGGTGTAACGGTGGACAGAAAGGACGGGGTAATCCGCGGCCATGCTAATACCCTGGTTACGGATCTGCCGGGGATTTATTCCATGTCCCCCTACAGCAGTGAAGAGCTGGTGACTCGTCAGTTTTTACTAAAGGACAAGCCAAAGGGAATCATTAATATCGTCGATGCGACCAATATTGAAAGAAACCTTTATCTGAGCATGCAGCTGATGGAATTGGATATTCCTATGGTATTGGCCTTGAACATGATGGACGAAGTGCGCAATAACGGGGGCTCCATTCATATCAATGAAATGGAGAATATGCTGGGCATTCCTGTTGTCCCCATCGCTGCCAATAAGAATGAAGGAATCCAAGAGCTTATCGATCACGCCATCCATGTGGCAAAGCATCAAGAGCGCCCCGGCAGAATGGATTTTTGTGATCCGGAACACGATAACGGTGCGGTCCACCGCTGTCTCCACGCTATCATCCATCTTATTGAAGATCACGCCAAGCGTGCTCAGATTCCTGTGCGCTTTGCGGCCAGTAAGGTTGCCGAAGGGGATAAGGCAATAATCCAAGCATTGGACTTAAACCCTAACGAGCTGGAGCTCCTAGACCACATAATTCAGCAAATGGAGGATGAGAGCGGCTTAGACCATGCCGCTGCCATCGCCGATATGCGGTTTAAATTTATCAAGAAAATCAGCGCCGCCACCGTGGTGAAGCCTAATGAAAGCAAGGAACATGCTCGCAGCGTGGCTGTTGATAAAGTGCTGACGGGGAAATACACGGCGATTCCAGCCTTCGTCGGTATTATGGGGCTGGTCTTCTGGTTAACCTTTGGGATGATTGGCACATGGCTATCGGATTTGCTGGATATGGGAATTACTTGGCTGACGGCACTAGTGGATATGGGCTTGACCGCCTACGGAATTAACCCTGTTGTTCATTCGCTGATCATTGACGGGATATTTACCGGGGTGGGTAGTGTCTTAAGCTTCTTGCCAATTATCGTCACCTTGTTCTTCTTTTTATCTTTCCTAGAGGATAGCGGTTACATGGCTCGGGTGGCTTTTGTCATGGATAAACTCTTGCGGAAGATCGGTCTTTCCGGTCGAAGCATTGTTCCCATGCTTATTGGCTTTGGTTGCACCGTTCCGGGAGTTATGGCCAGCAGAACACTACCATCTGAACGGGACCGTAAGATGACGATTCTATTGACACCCTTTATGAGTTGTTCGGCCAAGTTGCCGATTTACGCTCTCTTTACGGCGGCCTTCTTCCCCAGATATGGTGCACTTGTCATGATCGGGTTGTATTTTGGCGGGATTGTCGTCGGCATATTATTCGCCCTGCTCTTAAAAGGATCACTGTTCAAGGGTGAGCCAGTTCCCTTTGTCATGGAATTGCCAAATTACCGCATGCCTAGTTTCCAAAACGTGTTGCGACTTCTTTGGGACAAAGCCAAGGATTTCCTTACCCGGGCCTTTACCGTAATCTTTGTGGCAACGATTATCATTTGGTTCCTGCAATATTTCGATACCCGACTGAACGTAGTTTCCGACTCGCAATCCAGTATGCTTGCCATGCTGGCTGGCGCGTTTGCTCCACTTCTTCAGCCTCTCGGTTTAGCGGATTGGCGGATTTCCACGGCTTTGATTACGGGATTCATGGCCAAAGAAAGCGTGGTTTCTACTCTTACAGTTTTATTGGAAGGCTCCACTACTACTCTAGCTGGCCTGTTTACTCCCTTTTCGGCTATCGTTTTTCTGGTATTTACCCTACTATATACTCCCTGCGTGGCGGCGATTGCTTCCGTCAAGCGTGAACTGGGGGGGAAATGGGCTGTAGGGGTGGTCGTCATGCAATGTGCCATTGCCTGGTTTGCGGCTTTGTTAGTGAATTTATTGGGAATGATGATGGGATGGGTGTAAGTTATGGATGGATTAAGTATTTTCCTTTTAGTGCTCATTTTGATAGGATTTTTGGTGGCTATCCGCTCTATCTGGAGGAAAAAGGATAACCCCTGTGGCAGTTGTAGCGGGGGCTGTAGTTCCTGTAGCTACTCCTGCACCCCACTCGAGCAGGAGAAAAGGCTGAAGGAGCTCGGCAAAGAAGAATCTGAGTAGAAGTTAGGGCCGCTGTTCAATGAGAAGGATTGTTCGTTGGGCAGCGGTTTTTGTATTGTTAATCCGGTAAAATTATGGTATTCTCTAAATAGGAAAATTATGGGATGGTGAAGCCCGTGGATATCTCGCCATATGTATTGGGGCATAAAGAAAGGTTAGAGAGTGCGGACCGAAAACGGGAGAAGTTTCATGCCGAGGCCATGTCTAAGGCTAAAAAAATTGCTGAGGAATTACATAGAGCTTTTCTAGGTGTTGAAGTTTATCTTTTTGGTTCGCTGACAACGGATTTCTATGAATTGACTTCAGATATCGACCTTGCCATTAAAGGGCTTAAGGAAGAAGATTATTTCAAAGCGCTTAAAATTGCTGAAGAAATTGCTGCACCTATTTCGGTCGATCTTGTGCAAGTAGAATACGCACCGGAACCGTTGATTAA from Desulfitobacterium dichloroeliminans LMG P-21439 encodes the following:
- a CDS encoding nucleotidyltransferase family protein, giving the protein MVKPVDISPYVLGHKERLESADRKREKFHAEAMSKAKKIAEELHRAFLGVEVYLFGSLTTDFYELTSDIDLAIKGLKEEDYFKALKIAEEIAAPISVDLVQVEYAPEPLIKVIQRDGVSL
- a CDS encoding peptidoglycan recognition protein family protein gives rise to the protein MDWQKIVIHHSASPTSVKRGTTDVPVDAAMIRQWHLAKGWSDIGYHFVILPDGRCEEGRPLFKPGAHCVAGHRNFIGIGICLVGNFSLSDEIPEAQLNGLVTRVISLMQIYGLGIEDVELHREIPGAATECPGRFFPEDLFGRELRERLG
- a CDS encoding DUF2975 domain-containing protein, yielding MNRETLFLKIAVFLIAAPVLALALLGIPWLATNPANPVYARVLYPIIAIMYLSTVPFFVALYQSFKLLSYIDKNEAFSDSSVKTLKKIKFCAMIISVLYVGCWPFVLGVAELDDAPGLAIVGMVPIFASMVIAVFAAVLEKLLAKAIAIKSENELTI
- a CDS encoding YvrJ family protein is translated as MEDILNIVGNFGFPIAVSIYLLVRIEGKLNDLTSSITELARAIAILEVKGDGK
- a CDS encoding helix-turn-helix domain-containing protein; this encodes MAIIINLDVMLAKRKMSLTELSERVGITMANLSILKNGKAKAVRLSTLDEICKALECQPGDILEYKSEEIT
- a CDS encoding FeoB-associated Cys-rich membrane protein, which translates into the protein MDGLSIFLLVLILIGFLVAIRSIWRKKDNPCGSCSGGCSSCSYSCTPLEQEKRLKELGKEESE
- the feoB gene encoding ferrous iron transport protein B; the encoded protein is MKLNELSIGQSASIISVGGSGALRQHFLDMGVLPGAVVTLVKLAPMGDPMELRIHGYELTLRLADAEKIEIETVHDLEQLTDNSRMTKPASHPGLGETGIFHTKADGDSLPDSEVLTFALAGNQNSGKTTLFNQLTGSNQRVGNFPGVTVDRKDGVIRGHANTLVTDLPGIYSMSPYSSEELVTRQFLLKDKPKGIINIVDATNIERNLYLSMQLMELDIPMVLALNMMDEVRNNGGSIHINEMENMLGIPVVPIAANKNEGIQELIDHAIHVAKHQERPGRMDFCDPEHDNGAVHRCLHAIIHLIEDHAKRAQIPVRFAASKVAEGDKAIIQALDLNPNELELLDHIIQQMEDESGLDHAAAIADMRFKFIKKISAATVVKPNESKEHARSVAVDKVLTGKYTAIPAFVGIMGLVFWLTFGMIGTWLSDLLDMGITWLTALVDMGLTAYGINPVVHSLIIDGIFTGVGSVLSFLPIIVTLFFFLSFLEDSGYMARVAFVMDKLLRKIGLSGRSIVPMLIGFGCTVPGVMASRTLPSERDRKMTILLTPFMSCSAKLPIYALFTAAFFPRYGALVMIGLYFGGIVVGILFALLLKGSLFKGEPVPFVMELPNYRMPSFQNVLRLLWDKAKDFLTRAFTVIFVATIIIWFLQYFDTRLNVVSDSQSSMLAMLAGAFAPLLQPLGLADWRISTALITGFMAKESVVSTLTVLLEGSTTTLAGLFTPFSAIVFLVFTLLYTPCVAAIASVKRELGGKWAVGVVVMQCAIAWFAALLVNLLGMMMGWV